Below is a genomic region from Prolixibacteraceae bacterium.
AGCCAAAGTCAATGGAAGTTTTGGAGCAGTAATTCTCAATCGCTGACCATATCTCTCTTTTAATTGATCTAACACATCCTCTTGTGAAATATATTCAGGCAAAGCTATATTATAAACACCTCTTATTGTTTCATGACTCAAAGCCCATTGATAGGAACGAATCAAATCTTCTAACGGAATCATTGGGTATGGTAACGATGGGTCAATCGAAGCCATAAGAATTCCGCGTTGACCTAACCTAGCCATCATTGAAAAAGCACCATAACTCGGATCAGCAACCATAGATAATCGGAATATAACGGTTCGTATAGATGGATCAGCAGGATACATCGCTTCGTGCTCCCAAGCCCTTCCTAATTTCTGAAGAAACCGATCCCCTTCAATTCCTTCATCCTCTTTAAATGGACCTCCAGGTGAATAAATTCCAACTGCAGACGTAGATATAAATACTCTATTTTTTTCATCTTGCAAAGCAATTCTATTTAAAGAAGCTCTTATATTCCGTGTTGTTTCAATACGGCTACTCCATAACGTTTGTTTATACTGACTACTCCATCTTTTTGCGACAGAGGCTCCGCTGAGATGAATCACAGCATCACACTCACGGAGTGTTTGATCTAAGTTTTTGGGATTATACAATATATCTTCTCTTTTTAATCGAATAATTTGATAATCTGACTTCAGCTCTTTACATAAATGTTTTCCCACAAATCCAGATGCACCCGAAATTCCAATAGTTTTTTGTTTCATCATCCTATTTTTTCTTTATTTTATTAGATTAAAACAATCGATGGGTTTATTATGTTCGACATTTATACCTTTTCCACTTTACATATCTACACTTTTTTTTAACTTCGTATTGGTCAATTATTGTCCTCAAATAAGAATCGTATTCAATTCTCAAATCCTATGTTGCAAATTTCAGATATAAAGCAGAAGTTTAAAGCTATCACATTCAAACAATGGCTAAAAATTTTACTTACATTGGTCATTATTGGAGTCACATTTATAATACTGTTTATTTTCAGTATATATATGGGGATATTTGGACCTGTTCCTTCATATGATGATCTAAAAGAGATAAATAACCCTGTTGCTTCTGAAATATACAGCTCTGACAATCAACTTATTGGACGAATATACCTTCAGAACAGAAGTAATGTATCCTATGATGAGATATCTATTCACGCGATTCAAGCATTAGTTGCCACCGAAGATTCTCGTTTCTATGAGCATGAAGGTATTGATGAGATGGCTCTTCTTCGAGTATTCTTTAAGTCCATTATCTTGCAACAACACAATTCAGGAGGAGGAAGTACACTAAGCCAACAAATTGCTAAAAACATATACGGTAGAGAAAACCATTGGGTTCTCTCCATGCCTGTAAATAAAATTAAAGAGGCTATAACAGCTTACCGTTTAGAACAACTATTTAATAAGGAAGAAATTCTTACTCTCTATTTGAATACCGTTCCATTTGGTGACAATACTTATGGTATTGAGACTGCATCCCAACACTTTTTCAGTAAAAAAGCAAAAAAACTCAGTCTAAATGAAGCTTCTGTGATCGTAGGTATGCTGAAAGCAAATACATATTATAATCCCAGATTACATCCCGACCATGCTTTTAAGCGAAAGAAGGTCGTATTACATCAAATGGTTAAGAACAACTATCTATCACAAAAAAGATATGAAAGCCTCTCTAAAGAGAAGGTCATATTAAGATTAGATGACGGGCCTATAATTACAGAACTATCGGGATATTATAAGCACGAGATCCGAACTCAAACGATTAAATATCTCGCATCTGAAATAAAAGCCAATGGTAAGCCATTTAATATCTACACTGACGGTCTAAAAATATATACGACTATTGACAATCGTATGCAACAGATGGCAGAAGAGGCTGTGCTTTATCATATGATGAATGTCCAAAAGAACTTTGAAAGACATTGGAAAGGTCGAAATCCTTGGGGCAAGGATACTTCAATTATCGGTAGAGCTCTTCGTAGTTCTCGAAGATATAAAGGATTAAAAAAGAAGAACACAACACCTAAAGATATCCAAAAGATTTTCAGCACGCCTATCCCAATGCAAAAGTTCACTTATGATGGGATAAAAGAAGTTAAGATATCTCCGATGGATTCTATTAAATATTCGATCCAACTTCTTCATCCAAGTTTTATCGCAATTGACCCTCAAACTTATCAGATTAAAGCATGGGTTGGTGGACCAAACTATAAATACTATCCATATGATCATGTGAAGTCGAAAAGACAAGTTGGCTCAACATTTAAACCCTTTGTTTATGCTGCAGCAATTGAAAGTGGTGTGGATCCAGGAAAGTATATAAGCAATGCTCAAGAGACATACGAAGATTATAGTGGATGGACACCCAAAAATGCTGAAAATCATTATGACGGCTACTACTCTATGGAAGGAGCTTTAGCACATTCAGTAAACACTGTAGCTGTTAAGGTAATGATGGAAACAGGTGTGGATAATGTAGTCAATTTAGCTCATAATATGGGAATCAATCAGAAGCTACCACATGTTCCTTCTTTAGCTCTAGGTGCTGCAGATTGCTCACTACTTGAATTGACATCAGCCTACACATCCTTTGCCAATGGAGGGATGCATGCCAAGCCGATTATCATTAAAAAAATAGATGACTCCGATGGTAATACAATAAGGACTATTGATACAGAGGTCCCACGCAGAGTGCTTAAACAAGAGACAGCTGCTATTATGAACCGCTATTTAAAAGCAGTAGTGGATAGTGGAACAGGACGATCCCTTCACAGCAGATACGGTCTTCGAATCGATATTGCTGGAAAAACAGGAACCACACAAAATGGTGCCGATGGATGGTTTATGGGCTACTGTCCCAATTTAGTAACAGGAGCCTGGGTAGGTGCGAACAACCCAAAGATTCATTTCCGAACATTACGATATGGACAAGGAGCATATCTAGCACTCCCTATTGTAGGAGGTTTTTTCAAAAGATTAACGACAACAAAAGCAACAAGAAGACAGTATCAAAGAGAGTTCGTTCCACCATCAAATAAGTTTCTTCGAGAGAATGGACAGATGTCCATGTTTTCAGAAACAGGTAAGAAGAAA
It encodes:
- a CDS encoding NAD-dependent epimerase/dehydratase family protein, which produces MMKQKTIGISGASGFVGKHLCKELKSDYQIIRLKREDILYNPKNLDQTLRECDAVIHLSGASVAKRWSSQYKQTLWSSRIETTRNIRASLNRIALQDEKNRVFISTSAVGIYSPGGPFKEDEGIEGDRFLQKLGRAWEHEAMYPADPSIRTVIFRLSMVADPSYGAFSMMARLGQRGILMASIDPSLPYPMIPLEDLIRSYQWALSHETIRGVYNIALPEYISQEDVLDQLKERYGQRLRITAPKLPLTLAMGEGVSIITDLAYMDVSKWENTGFVYLYPTLASYVNKL
- a CDS encoding transglycosylase domain-containing protein, translated to MLQISDIKQKFKAITFKQWLKILLTLVIIGVTFIILFIFSIYMGIFGPVPSYDDLKEINNPVASEIYSSDNQLIGRIYLQNRSNVSYDEISIHAIQALVATEDSRFYEHEGIDEMALLRVFFKSIILQQHNSGGGSTLSQQIAKNIYGRENHWVLSMPVNKIKEAITAYRLEQLFNKEEILTLYLNTVPFGDNTYGIETASQHFFSKKAKKLSLNEASVIVGMLKANTYYNPRLHPDHAFKRKKVVLHQMVKNNYLSQKRYESLSKEKVILRLDDGPIITELSGYYKHEIRTQTIKYLASEIKANGKPFNIYTDGLKIYTTIDNRMQQMAEEAVLYHMMNVQKNFERHWKGRNPWGKDTSIIGRALRSSRRYKGLKKKNTTPKDIQKIFSTPIPMQKFTYDGIKEVKISPMDSIKYSIQLLHPSFIAIDPQTYQIKAWVGGPNYKYYPYDHVKSKRQVGSTFKPFVYAAAIESGVDPGKYISNAQETYEDYSGWTPKNAENHYDGYYSMEGALAHSVNTVAVKVMMETGVDNVVNLAHNMGINQKLPHVPSLALGAADCSLLELTSAYTSFANGGMHAKPIIIKKIDDSDGNTIRTIDTEVPRRVLKQETAAIMNRYLKAVVDSGTGRSLHSRYGLRIDIAGKTGTTQNGADGWFMGYCPNLVTGAWVGANNPKIHFRTLRYGQGAYLALPIVGGFFKRLTTTKATRRQYQREFVPPSNKFLRENGQMSMFSETGKKKKPWLNIDLGFLKSKKDTTEQLEEMKKKAPKKKKKKKGLWRSIKGVFGRN